A genome region from Candidatus Wallbacteria bacterium includes the following:
- the guaA gene encoding glutamine-hydrolyzing GMP synthase, whose protein sequence is MILIVDFGSQYTKLIARNIRKLRVYCLIITPDKILTAISEYKPEALIFSGGPSSVYNPDSPLLPKAVLEMGIPILGICYGQQLVSHLLGGRVERSEKREYGFAVLRGVKKDPILEGLSSGETVWMSHGDKVTSLPKGFEAIAETENCPYAVIRSRTRKIYGLQFHPEVVHTKNGVRILRNFLTASGISRDWKIGNFIRQKQDEICNTVKDGNVILAFSGGVDSSTMALFLHKTIPGQIFPIMVDTGLLREEDEKIPEIFRKEYGVKIKVADARNLFLSRLAGVTEPEEKRKIIGHTFIEVFEKEAKSVKNAKFLAQGTLYPDVIESAGGNKLAAKIKSHHNVGGLPERLSFKLIEPFRELFKDEVREVAKKIGLLPELIRRHPFPGPGLAVRVIGSVTEERLRILRAADGIFIQELKKSGNYDKVWQAFCVLLPIQSVGVMGDERTYESLLAIRSVNSQDGMTAEWSKLPHKFLGAVSTRIINEVKGINRVVYDISNKPPATIEWE, encoded by the coding sequence ATGATACTGATTGTAGATTTTGGTTCACAATACACTAAGCTGATCGCCCGTAACATCCGCAAACTCAGAGTTTATTGCCTGATCATCACTCCAGACAAAATTCTTACTGCCATTTCAGAATATAAGCCGGAAGCCCTGATCTTTTCAGGAGGACCATCCAGCGTTTATAATCCTGATTCACCGCTGCTCCCAAAAGCTGTTCTGGAAATGGGAATCCCGATTCTGGGCATCTGTTACGGGCAGCAGCTTGTTTCCCACCTGCTCGGCGGGCGGGTGGAACGATCGGAAAAGAGGGAGTATGGTTTTGCTGTCTTACGGGGAGTAAAAAAAGATCCCATCCTGGAGGGTCTTTCATCCGGTGAGACAGTCTGGATGTCACACGGAGACAAGGTGACAAGCCTTCCCAAAGGATTCGAGGCAATCGCCGAAACGGAAAACTGCCCCTATGCGGTGATCAGGAGCAGGACCAGGAAAATATACGGGCTGCAGTTCCATCCCGAAGTAGTGCACACTAAGAACGGGGTCAGGATTCTCCGCAATTTTCTGACTGCCAGCGGGATTTCAAGGGACTGGAAGATCGGGAATTTCATCCGCCAGAAGCAGGATGAGATATGCAACACTGTGAAAGACGGGAACGTGATCCTGGCTTTTTCAGGCGGAGTGGACAGCTCTACAATGGCTCTTTTCCTGCACAAGACCATTCCAGGCCAGATTTTTCCCATCATGGTCGACACTGGACTGCTCAGGGAAGAAGATGAAAAGATACCTGAGATTTTCAGAAAGGAATATGGAGTCAAAATCAAGGTGGCTGATGCGAGAAATCTTTTCCTCTCCCGCCTCGCCGGCGTGACTGAGCCGGAAGAAAAGCGCAAGATCATAGGCCATACATTCATCGAGGTGTTCGAGAAGGAAGCGAAAAGCGTAAAAAACGCAAAATTTCTCGCCCAGGGTACTCTTTACCCGGATGTGATCGAGTCCGCGGGCGGCAATAAACTGGCTGCCAAGATCAAATCCCACCATAATGTGGGGGGCCTGCCTGAGCGTCTTTCCTTCAAACTGATCGAACCTTTCCGCGAATTGTTCAAGGATGAAGTGCGGGAAGTGGCGAAGAAAATCGGTCTCCTGCCTGAATTGATCCGGCGGCATCCGTTTCCCGGCCCTGGCCTGGCTGTGCGGGTCATCGGCAGCGTCACAGAGGAGCGGTTGAGAATTCTAAGGGCTGCGGACGGCATTTTTATCCAGGAATTGAAGAAGAGCGGAAATTATGACAAGGTCTGGCAGGCATTCTGCGTGCTGCTGCCTATCCAGAGCGTGGGTGTAATGGGTGACGAGCGTACATACGAATCACTGCTGGCGATCAGATCAGTCAACAGCCAGGACGGCATGACCGCCGAATGGAGCAAGCTCCCTCACAAGTTTCTGGGAGCTGTATCCACCAGGATCATCAACGAAGTCAAAGGCATCAACCGGGTCGTTTACGATATCAGCAACAAACCCCCAGCTACGATTGAATGGGAATAA
- the purD gene encoding phosphoribosylamine--glycine ligase, whose protein sequence is MKVLIIGSGAREHALAWKISQSRKVDQIFILPGNGGAEDIGINIPADPMDFEQVYQIIQERKITLTVVGPELPLSEGIVDYLMERGVKVFGPVKDAARLEASKVFSKELMRKYQVPTAEFAVFSDYKEACTYLEGRKFPLVVKADGLAAGKGVVICENIESGRDALREMIVAGKFGEAGKSVVIEEYIQGEEVSLLALTDSYTILPLVPARDYKRALEGNLGKNTGGMGAIADMNLLTPDMQEKIISTILQPVIQGLKAQGIIYQGILYAGIIFKDGEPFVLEFNCRFGDPETQVILPLLENDLADLFLATIHSNLEKMKLTWKNKVSLGVVMSSRGYPEQYDKGQEIKLGQIPDDVFLFHAGTERKDGKLLVNGGRVLNLVTTAKNVNFCREVLYEAIKSVEFEKMYYRKDIGL, encoded by the coding sequence ATGAAGGTTCTGATCATTGGAAGCGGTGCCCGGGAACACGCCCTGGCCTGGAAAATTTCCCAGAGCAGGAAAGTCGACCAGATTTTCATTCTGCCTGGTAATGGGGGGGCAGAAGATATAGGTATAAATATCCCGGCTGATCCCATGGATTTTGAACAAGTTTATCAGATCATCCAGGAACGGAAAATCACCTTGACAGTTGTGGGGCCTGAACTTCCACTGTCAGAGGGAATTGTGGATTATCTCATGGAGAGGGGAGTCAAGGTTTTCGGTCCTGTGAAGGACGCTGCCAGGCTCGAGGCATCCAAGGTGTTTTCCAAGGAACTGATGCGCAAATATCAAGTTCCAACAGCAGAGTTTGCTGTTTTTTCGGATTACAAGGAAGCCTGCACCTATCTCGAGGGACGGAAATTTCCGCTGGTTGTAAAAGCTGACGGGCTGGCCGCTGGAAAAGGAGTGGTGATCTGTGAGAACATCGAGTCCGGCAGGGACGCCCTCAGAGAGATGATTGTTGCCGGCAAGTTCGGCGAGGCGGGAAAATCAGTGGTGATAGAGGAATACATCCAGGGTGAAGAAGTTTCGCTGCTTGCGCTGACAGACAGTTATACGATTCTTCCTCTTGTGCCTGCCCGTGATTACAAGCGTGCCCTGGAGGGGAACCTGGGGAAGAACACAGGAGGCATGGGAGCAATCGCAGACATGAATCTGCTCACTCCGGACATGCAGGAAAAAATCATCAGCACAATCCTGCAGCCGGTCATCCAGGGATTGAAGGCACAAGGCATAATCTACCAGGGAATCCTTTATGCAGGAATCATTTTCAAAGACGGCGAACCATTTGTGCTGGAATTCAACTGCCGCTTCGGTGATCCTGAAACCCAGGTAATCCTGCCGCTTTTAGAGAACGACCTGGCGGACCTGTTCCTGGCCACCATCCATTCCAATCTGGAAAAGATGAAGTTGACCTGGAAGAACAAGGTCAGCCTGGGTGTTGTGATGTCTTCCAGAGGGTATCCGGAACAATACGATAAGGGGCAGGAGATCAAGCTCGGCCAGATTCCAGATGATGTGTTCCTGTTCCATGCAGGTACTGAGCGGAAGGATGGAAAACTCCTGGTGAACGGGGGCCGTGTCCTGAACCTGGTGACCACTGCCAAGAACGTTAACTTCTGCAGAGAAGTACTTTACGAAGCCATCAAGTCCGTGGAATTTGAAAAAATGTATTACCGCAAGGATATTGGGTTGTAA
- a CDS encoding metallophosphoesterase family protein gives MLTSFIIQAGQPDHIALSWTGDPVTTMTVTWRSLDSAEGIVSWKESGVTSEVKSMQAAGTGFYTGLGSEFIYSAEIRNLKPETKYEYRVGDGKSWSSEHTFATAGGRKAVKFLVFGDSQSGLSGSKPYGAWHDTVHNAYLANPDAGFIMNVGDLVDEGQSAAHWNAWFNAAAGVIDEIPEMAVQGNHETMGGGTRGRPVYFLSQFTLPENGPSVLAEQAYSFDYGPLHIAVLDSQQTEEKKSGDIFTPQKAWLESDLKSGAAWKIVVFHKNPYCLKRFRSTEDVREAFCPVIEGRHADLVINGHDHGVARTKVLRNGKAVERPSQGTVYLTAGRSGGKIYGDLEKNSHDDFFFNPEDQPDYVVITATDAKLAVRILKQDGSLIDSFGIDKEKDSLTN, from the coding sequence ATGCTGACTTCGTTTATCATCCAAGCAGGGCAGCCTGACCATATCGCCCTCTCCTGGACAGGGGATCCTGTGACCACGATGACCGTCACCTGGCGCAGTCTCGATTCAGCCGAAGGCATTGTCAGCTGGAAGGAGTCAGGAGTCACATCAGAAGTGAAGTCGATGCAGGCGGCTGGAACGGGATTTTATACAGGCTTGGGCAGTGAGTTTATCTACTCGGCGGAAATCCGCAACCTGAAACCTGAGACGAAATACGAATACAGAGTGGGGGACGGAAAATCCTGGAGCAGTGAACACACTTTTGCCACTGCCGGCGGCAGGAAGGCAGTAAAGTTCCTGGTTTTCGGCGACAGCCAGAGCGGGCTGTCGGGCAGCAAGCCATACGGTGCCTGGCATGACACAGTGCACAATGCATATCTGGCGAATCCGGATGCCGGATTTATAATGAACGTGGGTGATCTGGTGGATGAAGGCCAGAGTGCAGCCCACTGGAACGCCTGGTTCAACGCGGCTGCAGGTGTGATCGACGAAATCCCGGAAATGGCAGTGCAGGGGAATCACGAGACCATGGGTGGGGGAACCAGAGGCAGACCAGTATATTTTCTGAGCCAGTTTACCCTGCCGGAAAACGGTCCATCCGTCCTTGCCGAACAGGCCTATTCCTTTGATTACGGACCTCTGCACATCGCTGTGCTGGACAGTCAGCAGACAGAGGAGAAGAAATCCGGTGACATTTTCACGCCGCAGAAAGCCTGGCTTGAATCCGACCTGAAATCCGGCGCAGCCTGGAAAATAGTGGTATTCCATAAAAATCCTTACTGCCTGAAAAGATTCAGAAGTACTGAAGATGTCAGGGAAGCATTCTGCCCTGTGATTGAAGGGCGGCACGCTGACCTGGTGATCAACGGGCATGACCATGGCGTGGCAAGGACTAAGGTGCTCAGAAATGGAAAAGCAGTCGAGCGGCCTTCGCAGGGAACGGTTTATCTGACCGCAGGGCGCAGCGGGGGCAAGATATACGGCGATCTCGAAAAGAACAGCCATGACGACTTTTTCTTCAACCCTGAGGATCAGCCTGATTATGTGGTGATCACGGCAACTGACGCCAAACTTGCGGTAAGAATTCTGAAACAGGACGGTTCTCTGATAGATTCCTTTGGCATTGATAAAGAGAAAGACTCGCTAACGAACTGA
- a CDS encoding proline--tRNA ligase: protein MRMSQLVGKRYKERPNEASLESHAFLLRGGYIRQLANGIFSLLPPGVRVVSKIEGIIREEMNRINGQEVQMPVVQTKNLWDESGRYTEIDETLVRFNDRNGQELVLAMTHEEAVLHLFRNEVTSYRDLPFMVYQIQTKFRDEIRSRGGLIRVREFTMKDGYSFHRTQEDLERYYTECMKAYRRIFARVGIPEAVMVRSDSGFMGGKIAHEFMLLTEVGEDSLVYCSKCGTYANAEVAEVKIEPYVEIQEGLQKVHTPSTATIEEVAEFLKITPKQTAKVVFYESDINGKPVMAVIRGDLEINEAKLEHFIGVMPQKACEKSIERTGAVPGFASPLGLSHMNVRVLIDHSIRTSSNLVCGANERDYHYLNFNLERDLPGTTTIDIARVREGDHCQCGGKIELKRGIELGNIFQLGTKYTGKMGMRYLDENGQEGTPIMGCYGIGIGRLMASVIEARRDENGPIWPISIAPWQVHINAVKITDKEVADAAEELYSDLQDAGIEVLYDDRNERPGVQFAEADLLGTPFRFIVAEKNLKNHEVEWKCRETGETGKVLLENAVAFIRHRIGMAVNKIEAEADKIII from the coding sequence ATGAGAATGAGCCAGCTGGTTGGAAAAAGATACAAGGAACGGCCGAACGAGGCCTCACTGGAGTCTCACGCATTCCTGCTGCGCGGAGGTTACATCCGCCAGCTGGCCAACGGGATTTTCTCCCTGCTTCCCCCCGGTGTCCGCGTCGTTTCCAAGATCGAAGGCATCATCAGAGAAGAAATGAATCGGATCAACGGCCAGGAAGTGCAGATGCCTGTAGTACAGACGAAAAACCTCTGGGACGAGTCCGGCAGGTATACGGAAATCGACGAAACCCTCGTCCGTTTCAACGACAGGAACGGGCAGGAGCTGGTGCTCGCCATGACCCACGAAGAAGCAGTGCTGCATCTTTTCCGCAATGAAGTCACGAGCTACCGTGACCTGCCATTCATGGTCTACCAGATCCAGACCAAGTTCCGCGACGAAATCCGCAGCAGAGGCGGTCTGATCCGCGTCAGGGAATTCACGATGAAAGACGGATATTCGTTCCACAGAACCCAGGAAGACCTGGAGCGTTATTATACTGAATGCATGAAGGCTTATCGACGCATATTTGCCAGAGTAGGGATACCTGAAGCAGTGATGGTCAGATCCGACAGCGGCTTCATGGGCGGGAAAATCGCCCATGAATTCATGCTGCTCACCGAGGTCGGAGAAGACTCCCTTGTCTATTGCAGTAAATGCGGCACATACGCCAATGCCGAAGTGGCTGAAGTCAAGATCGAGCCTTATGTCGAAATTCAGGAAGGACTTCAGAAAGTCCATACACCGTCCACTGCCACAATTGAGGAGGTGGCCGAATTTTTGAAAATCACGCCAAAGCAGACCGCCAAGGTTGTTTTCTATGAGTCTGACATCAACGGCAAACCGGTAATGGCTGTGATCCGTGGTGACCTTGAGATCAATGAAGCCAAGCTCGAGCACTTCATCGGAGTAATGCCGCAGAAAGCGTGTGAAAAAAGCATAGAGAGAACCGGAGCAGTGCCGGGATTCGCATCCCCGCTCGGATTGTCGCATATGAACGTACGTGTGCTCATAGATCACAGCATACGCACCTCCAGCAATCTGGTCTGCGGTGCCAACGAACGCGACTACCATTACCTGAATTTCAACCTGGAACGCGATCTGCCTGGCACCACTACAATCGACATCGCCCGAGTCAGGGAAGGAGACCATTGCCAGTGCGGTGGGAAAATCGAGCTGAAACGGGGAATTGAACTTGGCAACATTTTCCAGCTCGGCACAAAATATACCGGAAAAATGGGGATGCGCTATCTGGATGAAAATGGCCAGGAAGGCACCCCGATCATGGGCTGTTATGGCATCGGAATCGGCAGGCTGATGGCCTCGGTGATAGAAGCCAGGCGCGACGAAAACGGTCCGATCTGGCCGATCTCCATCGCTCCCTGGCAGGTGCACATCAATGCCGTCAAAATCACGGATAAAGAAGTGGCTGACGCAGCTGAAGAGCTTTATTCAGACCTTCAGGATGCAGGGATCGAAGTGCTGTATGACGACCGCAATGAGAGGCCGGGGGTTCAGTTCGCAGAAGCGGACCTCCTGGGCACGCCGTTCAGATTTATTGTTGCCGAGAAAAACCTCAAGAATCATGAGGTGGAATGGAAATGCCGGGAAACCGGTGAGACAGGCAAAGTTCTTCTGGAAAATGCAGTAGCCTTCATCCGCCATAGAATCGGGATGGCAGTGAACAAGATTGAAGCAGAAGCCGACAAAATAATAATTTAG
- the hisG gene encoding ATP phosphoribosyltransferase produces the protein MKLKLVIPKGRMFEKISALLNDIGAGIELSARSYLPMVADGEIEAKIMKSQNIPKLLELGSHDAGFAGLDWILETGADVVEIMDLGFNPVKIVAAVPEKSLDSGLKKRRLVVASEYEQLSKKFLQKEGYDYVFLRTFGATEVFPPEDADMIIDNTATGRTLREHGLSVISTVLESTTRFIANRKAYEDPWKREKMERLKTLINSVLNARSRVMLEMNVPKDRFEEIVKILPCMRAPTVSPLYADEGFAVKVAVKSYETSRLIPLLKKLGATDILEYDIRKVVI, from the coding sequence ATGAAATTGAAACTCGTAATACCTAAGGGACGCATGTTTGAGAAAATTTCCGCCCTGCTCAATGACATTGGTGCAGGCATTGAACTTTCCGCCCGCTCCTATCTTCCTATGGTCGCAGATGGTGAGATCGAAGCCAAGATCATGAAATCTCAGAACATCCCAAAACTGCTGGAACTTGGCTCGCACGATGCCGGATTCGCCGGACTGGACTGGATCCTGGAAACTGGAGCCGATGTCGTGGAAATCATGGATCTCGGATTCAACCCTGTGAAAATTGTAGCCGCTGTTCCGGAAAAAAGCCTGGATTCCGGACTGAAAAAACGCAGACTGGTTGTGGCATCCGAATACGAACAGCTTTCCAAGAAATTCCTGCAGAAGGAAGGATATGATTATGTTTTTCTGCGTACATTCGGTGCCACGGAAGTCTTCCCGCCTGAAGACGCCGACATGATCATCGACAATACAGCTACTGGCCGCACCCTGCGCGAGCATGGCCTGTCCGTAATTAGTACAGTCCTGGAGTCAACCACCCGCTTCATCGCGAACCGCAAAGCATACGAAGACCCCTGGAAACGGGAAAAAATGGAAAGACTTAAAACACTCATCAATTCAGTGCTGAATGCCCGTTCCAGGGTTATGCTGGAAATGAATGTCCCCAAAGACAGATTTGAGGAAATCGTGAAAATCCTGCCCTGCATGCGCGCACCCACAGTTTCTCCTCTTTATGCGGACGAGGGATTTGCGGTCAAGGTGGCTGTGAAATCCTATGAAACATCACGTCTGATCCCGCTCCTCAAAAAACTTGGCGCGACTGACATCCTGGAATATGACATCAGGAAGGTGGTCATATAG
- the hisB gene encoding imidazoleglycerol-phosphate dehydratase HisB — MAGPGASGQNNRSRKASIHRKTKETDISVELNLDGTGDSSISTPVGFFTHMLENLARHGRFDLTVKAEGDLHVDQHHLLEDCGIVLGQAFNKALGNKMGINRAGFFVYPMDEALAVVAVDFGGRPFLQYDAKFKRRLCGDLDTDLLQDFCQALAAGMGANLVVRMQIGRSDHHKIEAIFKAMAKALQMACSVDSRLLEYIPSTKGAIGDDSDH; from the coding sequence ATGGCAGGCCCTGGCGCATCTGGACAAAATAATCGGAGTCGAAAAGCTTCGATCCACAGAAAAACCAAAGAAACCGATATTTCGGTGGAACTGAACCTTGACGGCACCGGTGATTCTTCCATCTCTACTCCGGTCGGCTTCTTTACCCACATGCTGGAAAATCTGGCACGCCATGGCAGATTCGACCTGACAGTAAAGGCTGAAGGAGACCTGCACGTAGACCAGCATCATCTGTTGGAAGACTGTGGCATCGTGCTTGGTCAAGCTTTCAACAAGGCTCTGGGTAATAAAATGGGTATCAATCGGGCCGGTTTTTTCGTCTATCCTATGGATGAAGCTCTGGCAGTAGTGGCAGTTGATTTCGGCGGCAGACCGTTTTTACAGTATGACGCAAAATTCAAGCGCAGACTCTGCGGGGATCTGGACACAGATCTGCTGCAGGATTTCTGCCAGGCGCTGGCTGCCGGGATGGGAGCGAACCTGGTCGTACGCATGCAGATCGGCCGCTCAGACCACCATAAAATAGAAGCCATCTTCAAGGCCATGGCAAAAGCGTTGCAGATGGCCTGCAGCGTCGACAGCAGGCTGCTGGAATATATCCCGAGCACTAAGGGGGCAATCGGCGATGATAGCGATCATTGA
- the hisH gene encoding imidazole glycerol phosphate synthase subunit HisH, with protein MIAIIDYGAGNLASVKKAFDYIGAPSEIIVSPEGLLNCDRLVLPGVGAFGAAVSRLKETGLFQSVESWLQSGRPFLGICLGMQLLLEGSDESPGACGFGFFRGFCRKFTQGKVPQIGWNTVKPSGRSNLFSDGEYFYFLHGFFADPVDRSAIAAETDYGIVYPSALLSGKVLGVQFHPEKSGDPGLNLLKGWLSHDHS; from the coding sequence ATGATAGCGATCATTGACTATGGCGCCGGGAATCTGGCTTCCGTAAAAAAGGCCTTTGATTACATCGGTGCTCCATCGGAAATTATTGTATCCCCGGAAGGTCTTTTGAATTGTGACAGGCTGGTGCTTCCGGGTGTGGGTGCTTTCGGAGCTGCTGTATCCAGATTGAAGGAAACCGGCCTTTTTCAGTCCGTGGAGTCCTGGCTTCAAAGCGGCAGACCGTTTTTAGGCATCTGCCTGGGGATGCAGCTTCTGCTGGAGGGCAGCGACGAGTCACCCGGAGCCTGCGGATTCGGTTTTTTCCGGGGGTTCTGCAGGAAGTTCACTCAGGGAAAAGTCCCTCAGATAGGCTGGAACACTGTCAAACCATCCGGCAGGTCAAATCTGTTTTCCGACGGAGAATATTTTTATTTTCTACACGGCTTTTTCGCCGATCCTGTGGACAGGTCTGCAATTGCAGCAGAAACAGACTATGGCATCGTCTATCCTTCAGCCCTCTTGTCAGGAAAAGTGCTGGGTGTCCAGTTCCATCCTGAAAAGAGCGGAGATCCGGGTCTGAATCTGCTGAAAGGATGGCTTTCCCATGATCACAGTTAG
- the hisF gene encoding imidazole glycerol phosphate synthase subunit HisF has protein sequence MITVRIIPCLDVEAGRVVKGVKFKNLRDAGDPVEMARFYYEQGADELCFLDIGATHQKRDILLDVVERVSRQVFIPLTVGGGIRNVDDIRKILAAGADKVSLCSSAIRNPELISEGAGIYGSQCMVLSIDAKKCGSSWHSYTDGGRTDSGFDAIEWAKRGASLGAGEILLNSIDQDGTQSGYDLELTRLVSEAVDVPVIASGGAGTLEQMHSAVAEGRAEALLLASLLHTGRYTILEIKKFLREKGVNIR, from the coding sequence ATGATCACAGTTAGGATCATCCCCTGCCTTGATGTGGAAGCAGGCAGGGTGGTCAAAGGAGTCAAATTCAAGAACCTGCGGGATGCCGGAGATCCAGTTGAAATGGCCAGGTTTTATTACGAACAGGGGGCTGATGAACTCTGTTTTCTGGATATCGGAGCCACACATCAGAAGCGCGACATCCTGCTCGATGTAGTCGAGCGGGTTTCCAGGCAGGTTTTTATTCCATTGACGGTTGGAGGCGGGATCAGGAATGTAGATGACATCCGGAAAATTTTGGCCGCCGGGGCTGACAAGGTCTCCCTCTGCTCTTCGGCCATCAGGAACCCGGAATTGATTTCAGAAGGCGCAGGGATCTATGGTTCGCAATGCATGGTGCTTTCGATAGACGCAAAAAAGTGCGGCAGCTCCTGGCATTCCTATACCGACGGCGGCAGAACTGATTCCGGATTTGATGCGATTGAATGGGCGAAAAGAGGTGCCAGCCTCGGGGCAGGAGAAATTCTTTTGAATTCCATCGATCAGGATGGCACACAGTCTGGTTACGATCTCGAACTCACCAGGCTCGTCTCAGAAGCGGTGGATGTGCCTGTGATCGCATCAGGCGGTGCTGGTACCCTCGAACAAATGCACTCTGCTGTTGCTGAAGGTCGTGCTGAAGCGTTGCTGCTCGCATCCCTCTTGCATACCGGCAGATACACGATCCTGGAAATAAAAAAATTCCTCCGGGAGAAAGGAGTGAACATCAGATGA
- the hisIE gene encoding bifunctional phosphoribosyl-AMP cyclohydrolase/phosphoribosyl-ATP diphosphatase HisIE — protein sequence MIISSIDIMGGKAVQLKQGSELVLTRDNPLDLAADFNRFGEIAVIDLDAALGKGENEGLIREICNIADCRVGGGLDLVRAKKMLTYGATKVIIGSNAFTDSSIAREFLAGFTSQICKDRVIIAIDSRAGRIVTKGWKHETGIPVESAITELEPFCSEFLFTCVEREGCLGGTDLELCNRLRNLTKNSLTVAGGVTTIDEARKISRFGADVQLGMALYTDRIKLPDAFAECLNWKEPLLPAITCDESGQVLMQAFMNKESLLRTFETGEVCYFSRSRNSLWHKGETSGNIQKFLKIRTDCDRDSLLITVRQSGAACHQNSYSCFGDRRFSLYELYDVVRDRFENPKQGSYTSSLTAEMICEKILEEAQEVVEAKKRDEIIWEAADVLYFVTALLAKKGVSIDDVLHELRRRRR from the coding sequence ATGATTATCTCTTCGATAGACATCATGGGCGGAAAAGCCGTGCAGCTTAAACAGGGGTCTGAGCTTGTCCTCACCAGGGACAATCCTCTCGACCTGGCTGCGGATTTTAATCGCTTCGGGGAAATCGCAGTGATCGACCTGGATGCTGCACTGGGAAAAGGGGAAAACGAAGGCCTGATCCGGGAAATCTGCAACATTGCAGATTGCAGGGTGGGAGGAGGCCTGGACCTGGTGCGTGCAAAAAAAATGCTCACTTATGGTGCCACTAAAGTCATCATAGGGTCGAATGCTTTCACTGATTCCAGTATTGCCCGGGAATTTCTGGCTGGTTTTACAAGCCAGATCTGCAAAGACAGGGTGATCATTGCCATAGATTCCAGAGCCGGTCGAATCGTGACAAAGGGCTGGAAGCATGAAACCGGCATTCCTGTAGAGTCAGCCATTACAGAACTCGAACCTTTCTGTTCGGAATTTCTCTTCACCTGCGTGGAGCGCGAAGGCTGCCTGGGTGGAACTGATCTGGAACTCTGCAATAGGTTGCGCAATCTCACTAAGAACTCTCTGACTGTCGCAGGCGGGGTGACAACCATTGATGAAGCCAGAAAGATCAGCCGATTCGGGGCGGACGTGCAGCTCGGGATGGCGTTGTACACAGACAGAATCAAGCTTCCTGATGCTTTCGCTGAATGCCTGAACTGGAAAGAGCCGCTGCTTCCCGCCATCACCTGCGACGAATCGGGTCAGGTTCTGATGCAGGCCTTTATGAATAAGGAATCACTCCTTCGGACATTTGAAACCGGCGAAGTCTGTTATTTTTCCAGATCAAGAAATTCACTCTGGCATAAGGGTGAAACTTCAGGCAATATCCAGAAATTCCTGAAAATCAGGACAGACTGTGACAGGGATTCTCTCCTCATCACCGTAAGGCAGAGCGGGGCGGCCTGTCATCAGAACAGCTACTCCTGTTTCGGGGACCGCAGATTCAGCCTGTACGAATTGTATGACGTGGTCCGTGACAGATTCGAAAACCCTAAACAGGGATCCTATACATCTTCTCTCACTGCTGAAATGATTTGTGAGAAGATACTGGAAGAAGCTCAGGAAGTGGTAGAAGCAAAGAAGCGGGATGAGATAATCTGGGAAGCCGCAGATGTGCTCTACTTTGTCACTGCTCTGCTTGCCAAAAAGGGCGTCAGCATTGATGATGTGCTGCATGAATTGAGAAGGCGACGCAGATGA